One Amblyomma americanum isolate KBUSLIRL-KWMA chromosome 8, ASM5285725v1, whole genome shotgun sequence DNA window includes the following coding sequences:
- the LOC144102158 gene encoding uncharacterized protein LOC144102158, protein MLCPTCNSHYSQTGSFEHACDPLVDNPSCALWFRRVLDCPASRGVSGSSQARDAFLMASHTSHQRQPCLAVLLGSQCWALIGHSALSFALKLEFLWSAQTLSRQWMRIRAEHLLRAQGSWHAGGEQGPSVAWMSPSMERNSLRLFHRPEPAACSCLTSASHCGLHDGPTPWRATVTVGARCGCCAWTVIITWAPLTSGCCTAPIHCPRHLEKRAKARGAVV, encoded by the exons ATGCTGTGTCCCACTTGCAACAGTCACTACAGCCAA ACCGGCAGCTTTGAACATGCCTGTGACCCCCTTGTGGACAACCCCAGCTGTGCTCTCTGGTTTCGGCGAGTGCTGGACTGCCCGGCCTCCCG AGGAGTCTCGGGATCGTCGCAGGCTCGCGACGCTTTCCTGATGGCTTCGCATACATCGCACCAAAGGCAGCCTTG TCTGGCTGTTCTGCTTGGAAGCCAATGCTGGGCTCTCATCGGCCACTCTGCTCTGAGCTTTGCTCTGAAGCTTGAGTTTCTGTGGTCTGCACAGACTTTGTCACGGCAGTGGATGCGGATCCGTGCGGAGCATCTGCTGCGAGCCCAAGGCAGCTGGCATGCAGGAGGTGAACAG GGCCCATCGGTGGCATGGATGTCCCCCTCTATGGAGAGGAACTCATTAAGGCTGTTTCACCGTCCTGAACCGG CGGCCTGCTCCTGCCTGACGTCAGCCTCACATTGTGGCCTCCATGACGG CCCGACTCCGTGGCGAGCCACCGTCACTGTTGGAGCAAGGTGCGGCTGCTGTGCCTGGACCGTTATCATCACGTGGGCACCCCTGACCTCCGGATGCTGCACAGCACCAATCCATTGCCCCCGACATCTGGAAAAGCGTGCTAAAG ctagAGGTGCAGTGGTGTAG